In Streptomyces capitiformicae, one genomic interval encodes:
- a CDS encoding MoaD/ThiS family protein produces the protein MSVNVRIPTILRTYTGGQAEVQAEGATLAEVIADLEKNHTGIAARVLDDQGKLRRFVNVYVNDDDVRFEQGLETATPDGAGVSIIPAVAGG, from the coding sequence ATGTCCGTCAATGTCCGCATCCCGACCATTCTTCGCACCTACACCGGTGGTCAGGCCGAGGTTCAGGCCGAAGGGGCCACCCTCGCCGAGGTCATCGCCGATCTGGAGAAGAACCACACCGGGATCGCTGCCCGGGTTCTGGACGACCAGGGCAAGTTGCGGCGGTTCGTGAATGTGTACGTGAATGACGATGATGTCCGGTTCGAGCAGGGGCTGGAGACGGCGACCCCGGATGGGGCCGGCGTCTCGATCATCCCGGCTGTCGCGGGTGGCTGA
- a CDS encoding ATP-binding cassette domain-containing protein: MSEQTSGLAIETAGLVKTFGETRAVDGVDLAVPTGTVYGVLGPNGAGKTTTVKMLATLLRPDGGEAHVFGHDVVREADEVRGRVSLTGQYASVDEDLTGTENLVLLARLLGHDKRAARHRAEQLLEAFGLSEAAGKQVKHYSGGMRRRIDIAASILSTPDLLFLDEPTTGLDPRSRNQVWDIVRAVVAQGTTVLLTTQYLDEADQLASRIAVIDHGKVIAEGTKGELKASVGAGSVHLRLRDAAQRPQAEEVLRIALDAEVQRDPDPVALTARVGAGSANGQGAAEAAARALAELARTGITVDNFSLGQPSLDEVFLALTGHDTKAHDPKVVNTKDEAAA; this comes from the coding sequence ATGAGCGAACAGACGTCCGGCCTCGCGATCGAGACCGCGGGTCTGGTGAAGACGTTCGGCGAGACCCGGGCCGTCGACGGCGTCGACCTGGCCGTGCCGACCGGCACGGTCTACGGCGTCCTCGGCCCGAACGGCGCCGGCAAGACGACCACGGTGAAGATGCTCGCCACCCTGCTGCGCCCCGACGGCGGCGAGGCGCACGTCTTCGGTCACGACGTCGTCCGGGAGGCCGACGAGGTTCGCGGCCGGGTGAGCCTGACCGGGCAGTACGCCTCCGTGGACGAGGACCTGACCGGCACCGAGAACCTGGTGCTGCTGGCCCGGCTCCTCGGACACGACAAGCGGGCCGCACGACACCGCGCCGAGCAGCTGCTGGAGGCCTTCGGCCTGAGCGAGGCGGCCGGCAAACAGGTCAAGCACTACTCGGGCGGCATGCGGCGCCGTATCGACATCGCCGCGTCCATCCTCAGCACCCCGGACCTGCTGTTCCTGGACGAGCCGACGACCGGCCTCGACCCGCGCAGCCGCAACCAGGTGTGGGACATCGTGCGCGCGGTGGTCGCCCAGGGCACGACGGTGCTGCTGACCACGCAGTACCTGGACGAGGCCGACCAGCTGGCGTCCCGGATCGCCGTCATCGACCACGGGAAGGTCATCGCGGAGGGCACGAAGGGTGAACTGAAGGCATCCGTGGGCGCTGGTTCCGTTCATCTGCGGCTGCGCGACGCCGCCCAGCGGCCGCAGGCCGAGGAGGTGCTGCGGATAGCCCTCGACGCCGAGGTGCAGCGGGATCCGGACCCGGTGGCCCTGACGGCGCGGGTCGGCGCGGGCTCCGCCAACGGGCAAGGTGCCGCCGAGGCCGCAGCACGCGCGCTCGCCGAGCTGGCCCGAACCGGCATCACCGTCGACAACTTCTCGCTGGGGCAGCCCAGCCTGGACGAGGTGTTCCTCGCCCTCACCGGACACGACACG
- the otsB gene encoding trehalose-phosphatase, producing MGSEQDSPVTLPTPVTPAGRDALDAMLRHPGRAVIALDFDGTLAPIVPDPEQARAHPDAVAALAALAPKVASVAVITGRPADVAVRYGGFAGVPGLEHLTVLGHYGAERWDAATGTVSAPPPHPGVTAVRDELPGLLAGMAGMAGMAGMGAWIEDKGRAVAVHTRRADDPQAMFEALRAPLGELATRHGLIVEPGRLVLELRPPGMDKGVALRDYLREVSAESVLYAGDDLGDLPAFATLEKLRTEGTPGLLVCSGSTEVTELSERADVVVDGPQGVVALLVSIAECL from the coding sequence ATGGGCAGCGAACAGGATTCCCCCGTCACCTTGCCGACACCCGTGACCCCCGCCGGGCGTGACGCGCTGGACGCGATGCTCCGTCACCCCGGCCGGGCGGTGATCGCGCTCGACTTCGACGGCACCCTCGCGCCGATCGTGCCCGACCCCGAGCAGGCCCGCGCCCACCCCGACGCGGTCGCCGCACTGGCGGCGCTCGCCCCGAAGGTGGCCTCCGTCGCCGTCATCACCGGCCGTCCGGCCGATGTCGCCGTCCGCTACGGCGGCTTCGCCGGCGTCCCCGGCCTGGAGCACCTCACCGTCCTCGGCCACTACGGCGCCGAACGCTGGGACGCCGCCACGGGCACGGTCAGCGCTCCGCCCCCGCACCCGGGGGTGACGGCGGTACGGGATGAACTGCCCGGCCTCCTCGCCGGAATGGCCGGAATGGCCGGGATGGCCGGGATGGGGGCGTGGATCGAGGACAAGGGAAGGGCCGTCGCCGTCCACACACGGCGGGCCGACGACCCTCAGGCCATGTTCGAAGCGCTGCGCGCACCTCTCGGAGAGCTGGCCACCCGCCATGGCCTGATCGTCGAGCCGGGCCGCTTGGTCCTGGAACTCCGCCCACCGGGCATGGACAAGGGCGTAGCCCTCCGCGACTACCTCCGGGAAGTCTCCGCCGAGTCCGTCCTCTACGCCGGCGACGACCTCGGCGACCTCCCCGCCTTCGCGACGCTGGAAAAGCTGCGTACGGAGGGCACACCGGGTCTGCTGGTCTGCAGCGGCAGCACGGAGGTGACAGAACTCTCGGAGCGAGCGGACGTGGTGGTGGACGGCCCACAGGGCGTGGTGGCCTTGCTGGTATCAATCGCCGAGTGCCTCTAG
- the thrC gene encoding threonine synthase, translating into MAVQTVASSTNSTVDLGSAAALSCRECGHQVPLGPVFACEECFGPLEIAYDFSAYDTEELRKKIESGPANIWRYAPLLPVPADVADKPNINPGWTQLVKADNLARELGVDAGKLFVKDDSGNPTHSFKDRVVAQALEAARAFGFTTLSCSSTGNLAGAVGAAAARAGFRSCVFIPHDLEQGKVVMAAVYGGELVGIQGNYDDVNRFCSELIGDPAGEGWGFVNVNLRPYYAEGSKTLAYEICEQLGWRLPDQLVVPIASGSQLTKIDKGLQELIKLGLVEDKPYKIFGAQAEGCSPVSVAFKAGHDVVRPQKPDTIAKSLAIGNPADGPYVLDIARRTGGAVEDVTDEQIVDAIKLLARTEGIFAETAGGVTVGVTRKLIESGVLDPSLTTVVLNTGDGLKTLDAVAGTGLTATIRPNLESFREAGLA; encoded by the coding sequence ATGGCTGTGCAGACTGTTGCAAGCTCCACGAACTCCACCGTCGACCTCGGTTCCGCCGCGGCCCTGAGCTGCCGCGAGTGCGGTCACCAAGTACCCCTCGGCCCGGTCTTCGCCTGCGAGGAGTGTTTCGGGCCGCTGGAGATCGCGTACGACTTCTCCGCGTACGACACGGAGGAGCTGCGCAAGAAGATCGAGTCCGGCCCGGCGAACATCTGGCGTTACGCCCCCCTGCTGCCCGTCCCGGCCGACGTGGCCGACAAGCCGAACATCAACCCCGGCTGGACCCAGCTCGTCAAGGCCGACAACCTCGCGCGTGAGCTCGGCGTCGACGCCGGCAAGCTGTTCGTCAAGGACGACTCCGGCAATCCGACGCACTCCTTCAAGGACCGCGTCGTCGCCCAGGCACTGGAGGCCGCCCGCGCCTTCGGCTTCACCACGCTCTCCTGCTCCTCCACCGGCAACCTCGCCGGTGCCGTCGGCGCCGCCGCCGCCCGCGCCGGCTTCCGCTCCTGCGTGTTCATCCCGCACGACTTGGAGCAGGGCAAGGTCGTCATGGCCGCGGTCTACGGCGGCGAGCTCGTCGGTATCCAGGGCAACTACGACGACGTGAACCGCTTCTGCTCCGAGCTGATCGGCGACCCGGCCGGCGAGGGCTGGGGCTTCGTCAACGTCAACCTGCGGCCGTACTACGCCGAGGGCTCCAAGACGCTGGCGTACGAGATCTGCGAGCAGCTCGGCTGGCGGCTGCCGGACCAGCTCGTCGTGCCCATCGCCTCCGGGTCGCAGCTCACGAAGATCGACAAGGGGCTCCAGGAGCTGATCAAGCTCGGGCTCGTCGAGGACAAGCCGTACAAGATCTTCGGTGCGCAGGCCGAGGGCTGCTCGCCGGTGTCCGTCGCGTTCAAGGCGGGCCACGACGTCGTACGGCCGCAGAAGCCGGACACGATCGCGAAGTCGCTCGCGATCGGCAACCCGGCGGATGGTCCTTACGTTCTCGATATCGCTCGGCGCACCGGTGGGGCGGTCGAGGACGTGACCGATGAGCAGATCGTGGACGCGATCAAGCTGCTCGCGCGGACGGAGGGGATCTTCGCGGAGACCGCGGGCGGGGTGACCGTCGGTGTGACCCGGAAGCTCATTGAGAGCGGGGTTCTTGATCCCTCTCTCACCACGGTCGTTCTCAACACGGGTGACGGGCTCAAGACGTTGGATGCGGTGGCCGGGACCGGGCTTACTGCGACGATTCGTCCCAACCTTGAGTCGTTCCGTGAGGCTGGTCTTGCGTAA
- a CDS encoding NADH:flavin oxidoreductase produces the protein MSTATSASPFRAAEILSRPVSINGLTVPNRIAMAPMTRMFSPGGVPGADVASYYGRRAAAGVGLIVTEGTYVGHESAGQSDSVPRFHGEEQLAGWAKVAEAVHAAGGTIVPQLWHIGMVRKQGEPPFAEAPAVGPSGVRLDGTEGEGKAMTRSDLDDVIGAFAESAAAAERIGFDGIELHGAHGYLIDQFLWAGTNRRTDAYGGDAVARTKFAAEIVAAVREVVSPEFPVIFRYSQWKSDNYDARLAETPEELEAILGPLAAAGADAFHASTRRYWLPEFEGSDLNLAGWTKKLTGKQTITVGSVGLDGEFLKAFAGEGAQARGFDDLLDRLEREEFDLVAVGRALLQDPEWAAKVLDGRFDELKPFEPASLRSLS, from the coding sequence GTGTCCACCGCCACCTCCGCCTCCCCTTTTCGCGCCGCCGAGATCCTGTCCCGGCCCGTCAGCATCAACGGGCTGACCGTGCCCAACCGCATCGCGATGGCGCCGATGACCCGGATGTTCTCGCCGGGTGGGGTGCCCGGTGCGGATGTGGCGTCGTACTACGGGCGGCGGGCGGCCGCGGGGGTGGGGCTGATCGTCACCGAGGGGACGTACGTCGGGCATGAGTCGGCCGGGCAGAGCGACAGCGTCCCGCGGTTCCACGGGGAGGAGCAGCTGGCCGGGTGGGCGAAGGTCGCCGAGGCCGTGCACGCTGCCGGGGGGACGATCGTGCCGCAGTTGTGGCACATCGGGATGGTGCGGAAGCAGGGGGAGCCGCCGTTCGCGGAGGCTCCGGCCGTCGGGCCGTCCGGGGTGCGTCTCGACGGCACCGAGGGCGAGGGCAAGGCCATGACCCGGAGTGATCTGGATGATGTGATCGGCGCTTTCGCCGAGTCCGCCGCGGCCGCCGAGCGCATCGGCTTCGACGGGATCGAGCTGCACGGCGCCCACGGCTACCTCATCGACCAGTTCCTGTGGGCCGGCACCAACCGCCGTACCGACGCCTACGGTGGTGACGCGGTCGCGCGTACGAAGTTCGCGGCGGAGATCGTCGCCGCAGTGCGCGAGGTGGTGTCGCCCGAGTTCCCGGTCATCTTCCGGTATTCGCAGTGGAAGTCGGACAACTACGACGCCCGGCTCGCCGAGACGCCGGAGGAGCTGGAGGCCATCCTCGGCCCGCTGGCCGCCGCCGGAGCCGACGCCTTCCACGCCTCCACGCGCCGCTACTGGCTCCCCGAGTTCGAGGGCTCCGACCTCAACCTCGCGGGCTGGACGAAGAAGCTCACCGGCAAGCAGACCATCACCGTCGGCTCGGTCGGCCTCGACGGTGAGTTCCTCAAGGCCTTCGCCGGCGAGGGGGCACAGGCCCGCGGGTTCGACGACCTCCTCGACCGGCTGGAGCGCGAGGAGTTCGACCTGGTCGCCGTCGGGCGTGCGCTGCTCCAGGACCCCGAGTGGGCGGCGAAGGTCCTCGACGGCCGCTTCGACGAGCTGAAGCCGTTCGAGCCGGCTTCCCTGCGGTCCCTGAGCTGA
- a CDS encoding glucosyl-3-phosphoglycerate synthase, whose product MLNEVERWLSTRSWSVTDRPLHKIMAAKRATGQTVSVVLPALNEEATVGEIVAIIRHDLMQQVPLVDEIVVVDSGSTDRTSQVAAAAGAKVVHRDEILPRIPTVPGKGEVLWRSLLVTTGDIVCFVDADLKEFSSDFVSGIVGPLLTDPGVDLVKAMYDRPLGSAAGQGGRVTELMARPLLNMHWPQLAGFVQPLGGEYAARRSLLEQLPFPVGYGVELGMLVDALHLVGLDALAQVDVGVRKHRHQDGQALGRMSAAIYRTAQLRLARGHLIRPVLTQFERGEQGFEPRTHSVDMEERPPMVEIAEYMKRRAA is encoded by the coding sequence GTGCTGAACGAAGTCGAGCGCTGGCTGAGCACCCGCTCCTGGTCCGTGACCGACCGCCCGCTCCACAAGATCATGGCCGCGAAACGGGCCACCGGCCAGACGGTCAGTGTCGTCCTGCCCGCGCTCAACGAGGAGGCGACGGTCGGCGAGATCGTCGCGATCATCCGCCACGACCTCATGCAACAGGTCCCGCTCGTCGACGAGATCGTGGTCGTCGACTCCGGTTCCACCGATCGAACGTCCCAGGTGGCCGCCGCGGCTGGGGCGAAGGTCGTCCACCGCGACGAGATACTCCCGCGCATCCCGACCGTGCCCGGCAAGGGCGAGGTCCTGTGGCGCTCGCTGCTCGTCACGACCGGCGACATCGTCTGCTTCGTCGACGCGGACCTGAAGGAGTTCTCGTCCGACTTCGTCTCCGGGATCGTCGGCCCCCTGCTCACCGACCCCGGTGTCGACCTCGTCAAGGCGATGTACGACCGCCCCCTCGGCTCTGCCGCCGGCCAGGGCGGCCGGGTGACGGAACTGATGGCGCGCCCCCTGCTGAACATGCACTGGCCGCAGCTCGCCGGTTTCGTCCAGCCACTCGGCGGCGAGTACGCGGCCCGCCGCTCCCTGCTGGAACAGCTCCCGTTCCCCGTCGGCTACGGCGTGGAGTTGGGCATGCTCGTCGACGCCCTGCACCTGGTCGGCCTCGACGCCCTCGCCCAGGTCGACGTCGGCGTCCGCAAACACCGCCACCAGGACGGCCAGGCCCTCGGCCGTATGTCCGCGGCCATTTACCGCACCGCCCAACTGAGGCTGGCCCGCGGCCACCTCATCCGTCCGGTGCTGACCCAGTTCGAACGAGGCGAGCAGGGCTTCGAGCCCCGCACGCACTCGGTGGACATGGAGGAGAGGCCGCCGATGGTGGAGATCGCGGAGTACATGAAACGAAGGGCCGCGTGA
- a CDS encoding alpha,alpha-trehalose-phosphate synthase (UDP-forming), whose amino-acid sequence MASTQGAQILVASNRGPVSYTLDVATGEITAKRGGGGLVSGLSAIDPDAGAVWVCSALGAGDREAVRRGIGEPGVRMLDIPADVHHDAYNGVANSTLWFVHHMLYQTPLEPSFGAEFRAQWAAYESYNHSFAEALAEEAADGAAVLIQDYHLVLAPRMLRELRPDLRIGHFSHTPWAPVDYFRLLPDDIAAQVLSGILGADRAAFLTRRWADAFTECCHAVLGPGIPSGTRIGVHGLGADADFLRARAHEADVDARMVALREQIGTAPDGTPRRTIVRVDRTELSKNIVRGLLAYRQLLDDQPSWRERVVHVAFAYPSRQDLAVYREYTAEVQRVAHEINERYGTPGWTPVVLHVKDDFARSLAAYRLADVALVNPIRDGMNLVAKEMPVVSDEGCVLVLSREAGAYEELGDDAIVVNPYDVSGTAAALHQALSMPADERAERTKRLAAAGTALPPTRWFLDQLRGLESA is encoded by the coding sequence ATGGCATCAACGCAAGGTGCACAGATCCTCGTCGCCTCCAACCGCGGCCCCGTCTCGTACACCCTGGACGTGGCAACCGGCGAAATCACAGCGAAGCGCGGTGGTGGCGGCCTCGTGTCGGGCCTTTCCGCGATCGACCCGGACGCCGGCGCGGTATGGGTCTGCTCGGCCCTCGGCGCCGGCGACCGAGAGGCCGTACGGCGAGGCATCGGCGAGCCCGGCGTACGGATGCTGGACATCCCCGCCGACGTGCACCACGACGCGTACAACGGCGTCGCCAACTCCACGCTGTGGTTCGTGCACCACATGCTGTACCAGACCCCGCTGGAACCGTCCTTCGGTGCCGAGTTCCGCGCGCAGTGGGCGGCGTACGAGTCGTACAACCACTCCTTCGCCGAGGCGCTGGCGGAGGAGGCGGCGGACGGCGCGGCGGTGCTCATCCAGGACTACCACTTGGTCCTCGCGCCCCGGATGCTGCGCGAGCTCCGCCCCGACTTGCGGATCGGCCACTTCTCGCACACCCCGTGGGCGCCGGTGGACTACTTCCGGCTGCTCCCCGACGACATCGCCGCGCAGGTGCTGAGCGGGATCCTCGGCGCCGACCGGGCCGCGTTCCTCACCCGGCGCTGGGCGGACGCGTTCACCGAGTGCTGTCACGCCGTGCTGGGCCCCGGGATCCCGTCCGGCACCAGGATCGGCGTACACGGACTCGGCGCCGACGCGGACTTCCTGCGCGCCCGCGCCCACGAGGCGGACGTCGACGCACGCATGGTCGCGCTGCGGGAGCAGATCGGGACGGCCCCGGACGGCACCCCACGCCGCACGATCGTCCGCGTCGACCGCACGGAACTCTCCAAGAACATCGTGCGGGGCCTGCTGGCGTACCGGCAGCTCCTCGACGACCAGCCCTCCTGGCGCGAGCGCGTCGTGCACGTCGCCTTCGCCTACCCGTCCCGGCAGGACCTCGCCGTGTACCGGGAGTACACGGCCGAGGTCCAGCGGGTCGCGCACGAGATCAACGAGCGGTACGGGACGCCGGGTTGGACCCCGGTCGTCCTGCACGTCAAGGACGACTTCGCACGGTCCCTGGCGGCGTACCGGCTGGCCGACGTGGCCCTCGTCAACCCCATCCGGGACGGTATGAACCTCGTCGCCAAGGAGATGCCGGTCGTCTCCGACGAGGGGTGCGTGCTGGTGCTGTCGCGGGAGGCGGGGGCGTACGAGGAGTTGGGCGACGACGCGATCGTGGTGAACCCGTATGACGTGAGCGGCACCGCGGCCGCGCTGCACCAGGCGCTGTCCATGCCGGCGGACGAACGGGCCGAACGCACGAAGCGGCTGGCCGCCGCGGGGACCGCGTTGCCGCCGACCCGGTGGTTCTTGGATCAGCTTCGTGGGTTGGAGAGTGCCTGA
- a CDS encoding DUF3263 domain-containing protein gives MAELDAREQAILALERQGWPGPGAKERAIRERLGLAPVRYYQLLNALLDDERALAHDPVTVNRLRRVREARRAER, from the coding sequence ATGGCGGAGCTCGACGCGCGTGAACAGGCCATCCTCGCGCTGGAGCGCCAGGGCTGGCCCGGCCCCGGCGCCAAGGAGCGCGCGATACGGGAGCGGCTGGGCCTGGCCCCGGTGCGCTACTACCAGCTGCTCAACGCCCTCCTCGACGACGAGCGCGCCCTCGCCCATGACCCGGTGACCGTGAACCGGCTGCGCAGGGTGCGGGAGGCGCGCAGAGCGGAGCGGTGA
- the groL gene encoding chaperonin GroEL (60 kDa chaperone family; promotes refolding of misfolded polypeptides especially under stressful conditions; forms two stacked rings of heptamers to form a barrel-shaped 14mer; ends can be capped by GroES; misfolded proteins enter the barrel where they are refolded when GroES binds): MAKIIAFDEEARRGLERGMNQLADAVKVTLGPKGRNVVLEKKWGAPTITNDGVSIAKEIELEDPYEKIGAELVKEVAKKTDDVAGDGTTTATVLAQALVKEGLRNVAAGANPMALKRGIEKAVEAVSGALLDQAKEVETKEQIASTASISAADTQIGELIAEAMDKVGKEGVITVEESQTFGLELELTEGMRFDKGYISAYFATDMERMEAVLEDPYILIANSKITNVKDLLPLLEKVMQSGKPLLIIAEDVEGEALSTLVVNKIRGTFKSVAVKAPGFGDRRKAMLNDIAILTGGEVISEEVGLKLENTSLDLLGRARKVVITKDETTVVDGAGSSEQVAGRVNQIRAEIENSDSDYDREKLQERLAKLAGGVAVIKAGAATEVELKERKHRIEDAVRNAKAAVEEGIVAGGGVALLQASQVFEKLELEGDEATGAQAVKLALEAPLKQIAVNAGLEGGVVVEKVRNLTPGHGLNAATGEYVDLVKEGIIDPAKVTRSALQNAASIAALFLTTEAVIADKPEKAAAPAGGGMPGGDMDF; the protein is encoded by the coding sequence ATGGCCAAGATCATCGCGTTCGACGAGGAGGCGCGGCGCGGCCTCGAGCGCGGCATGAACCAGCTCGCGGACGCCGTCAAGGTGACGCTCGGCCCCAAGGGCCGGAACGTCGTCCTCGAGAAGAAGTGGGGCGCCCCCACGATCACCAACGATGGTGTGTCCATCGCCAAGGAGATCGAGCTCGAGGACCCGTACGAGAAGATCGGCGCCGAGCTGGTCAAGGAAGTCGCCAAGAAGACGGACGACGTCGCCGGTGACGGTACGACCACGGCGACCGTTCTCGCCCAGGCCCTGGTCAAGGAGGGCCTGCGCAACGTAGCCGCCGGTGCCAACCCGATGGCCCTCAAGCGCGGTATCGAGAAGGCCGTCGAGGCCGTCTCCGGTGCGCTGCTCGACCAGGCCAAGGAGGTCGAGACCAAGGAGCAGATCGCCTCCACGGCCTCCATCTCCGCCGCCGACACCCAGATCGGCGAGCTCATCGCCGAGGCCATGGACAAGGTCGGCAAGGAAGGCGTCATCACCGTCGAGGAGTCGCAGACCTTCGGTCTGGAGCTTGAGCTCACCGAGGGCATGCGCTTCGACAAGGGCTACATCTCGGCGTACTTCGCGACCGACATGGAGCGCATGGAGGCGGTGCTCGAGGACCCCTACATCCTCATCGCCAACTCCAAGATCACGAACGTCAAGGACCTGCTCCCGCTCCTGGAGAAGGTCATGCAGTCGGGCAAGCCGCTGCTGATCATCGCCGAGGACGTCGAGGGCGAGGCCCTGTCGACCCTGGTCGTCAACAAGATCCGCGGCACCTTCAAGTCCGTCGCCGTCAAGGCCCCGGGCTTCGGTGACCGTCGCAAGGCGATGCTGAACGACATCGCCATCCTCACCGGCGGCGAGGTCATCTCCGAGGAGGTCGGTCTCAAGCTGGAGAACACCTCCCTGGACCTCCTGGGCCGCGCCCGCAAGGTCGTCATCACCAAGGACGAGACCACCGTCGTCGACGGTGCCGGCTCCTCCGAGCAGGTCGCGGGCCGCGTGAACCAGATCCGCGCCGAGATCGAGAACAGCGACTCGGACTACGACCGCGAGAAGCTCCAGGAGCGCCTGGCGAAGCTCGCGGGCGGCGTGGCCGTCATCAAGGCCGGTGCCGCGACCGAGGTCGAGCTCAAGGAGCGCAAGCACCGCATCGAGGACGCCGTTCGCAACGCGAAGGCGGCCGTCGAGGAGGGCATCGTCGCCGGTGGTGGCGTGGCCCTGCTCCAGGCCTCCCAGGTCTTCGAGAAGCTGGAGCTCGAGGGTGACGAGGCGACCGGCGCCCAGGCCGTGAAGCTCGCCCTTGAGGCCCCGCTGAAGCAGATCGCCGTCAACGCCGGCCTCGAGGGCGGCGTCGTGGTGGAGAAGGTCCGCAACCTCACCCCCGGCCACGGCCTGAACGCCGCGACCGGCGAGTACGTCGACCTGGTCAAGGAAGGCATCATCGACCCGGCGAAGGTCACGCGCTCCGCTCTGCAGAACGCCGCCTCCATCGCCGCGCTCTTCCTCACCACCGAGGCCGTCATCGCCGACAAGCCGGAGAAGGCCGCCGCGCCCGCCGGTGGCGGTATGCCGGGCGGTGACATGGACTTCTGA
- a CDS encoding carboxylesterase/lipase family protein encodes MTAAGDLVVRTAGGAVRGRGEDGLAVFRGIPFAEPPVGEARFGAPRPVREWEGIREAYAFGPPPPQESGFQGRTGTLDAPTGDDWLTVNVWTPDVDPAARRPVMVWIYGGAYKLGHSGSPGYDARHIARAGDLVVVTVNYRVGIEGFARIEGAPANRGLLDQVAALEWVRDNIAAFGGDPGQVTVFGESAGAGCVASLLAMPSARGLFRRAIAQSVPGTYFSDELAWDIAGEIAKEAGLPPTAAALADVDPRQLTSAGEALSAKMRAYEDRWGQAAPTVTPFAPVVDGEVLPRTPWQALAAGAARDVELIVGHNRDEFRLFVALGGQLGKLGEERDAWALRMFAPGPDGEEAYRAAFPDATPGALFERVQTDWLFSMPSLHLAEAQIAGGGRAHMYELTWPAPGYGGGLGACHGLDIPLLFGTYDADLGNLVFMGSGVPAEAKALTDRFQTAWTAFARTGEPGWAAYDGERRLTQVLDAEPGVRAYPEEASRRIWEGYEFEPMPLRSASLA; translated from the coding sequence ATGACGGCAGCCGGTGATCTTGTCGTGCGTACCGCGGGCGGTGCGGTGCGTGGGCGTGGCGAGGACGGGCTCGCGGTGTTCCGGGGTATTCCGTTCGCCGAACCGCCCGTGGGGGAGGCCCGGTTCGGGGCGCCTCGGCCCGTGCGGGAGTGGGAGGGGATACGGGAGGCGTACGCCTTCGGGCCGCCGCCCCCACAGGAGTCCGGCTTCCAGGGTCGTACCGGCACACTCGACGCGCCCACGGGCGACGACTGGCTGACCGTCAATGTGTGGACGCCCGACGTGGATCCGGCCGCCCGTCGGCCGGTGATGGTGTGGATCTACGGCGGCGCCTACAAGCTGGGGCACTCCGGCAGTCCCGGCTACGACGCCCGGCACATAGCGCGCGCCGGTGATCTGGTCGTCGTCACCGTCAACTACCGGGTGGGGATCGAAGGGTTCGCCCGTATCGAGGGCGCGCCCGCGAACCGGGGGCTGCTCGATCAGGTCGCCGCGCTGGAGTGGGTACGGGACAACATCGCGGCGTTCGGCGGGGATCCCGGGCAGGTCACGGTCTTCGGGGAGTCGGCGGGGGCGGGGTGCGTCGCCTCGCTGCTGGCCATGCCGAGCGCGCGGGGCCTGTTCCGGCGGGCGATCGCGCAGAGCGTGCCCGGGACCTACTTCTCCGACGAACTCGCCTGGGACATCGCGGGCGAGATCGCCAAGGAGGCCGGTCTGCCCCCGACGGCCGCCGCCCTGGCCGACGTCGACCCGCGTCAACTCACCTCCGCGGGCGAGGCGTTGTCCGCCAAGATGCGGGCGTACGAGGACAGATGGGGCCAGGCGGCACCCACCGTCACGCCCTTCGCGCCGGTCGTCGACGGCGAGGTGCTGCCGCGCACCCCCTGGCAGGCACTCGCGGCGGGCGCGGCCCGCGACGTGGAGCTGATCGTCGGACACAACCGCGACGAGTTCCGGCTGTTCGTCGCCCTCGGCGGTCAGCTCGGCAAGCTCGGCGAGGAGCGTGACGCGTGGGCGCTGCGGATGTTCGCGCCGGGCCCGGACGGCGAGGAGGCCTACCGCGCGGCCTTCCCGGACGCCACGCCGGGCGCGCTGTTCGAACGCGTCCAGACGGACTGGCTGTTCAGCATGCCGTCCCTCCACCTGGCCGAGGCGCAGATCGCGGGCGGCGGACGGGCGCACATGTACGAGCTGACCTGGCCGGCGCCGGGTTACGGCGGCGGGCTCGGCGCCTGTCACGGCCTGGACATCCCGCTGCTGTTCGGCACGTACGACGCGGACCTCGGCAACCTGGTGTTCATGGGCAGCGGGGTACCGGCGGAGGCGAAGGCGCTGACGGACCGCTTCCAGACGGCGTGGACGGCGTTCGCGCGGACCGGGGAACCGGGCTGGGCGGCGTACGACGGGGAGCGGCGACTGACGCAGGTGCTGGACGCGGAGCCCGGGGTTCGGGCGTATCCGGAAGAGGCGTCGCGGAGGATCTGGGAGGGGTACGAGTTCGAGCCGATGCCGTTGCGCTCGGCTTCCCTCGCCTGA